The DNA region TGCAAATGTTGAATCTGCTATGTTGGCTAATTGTGCACCTTGTCATTTTCCTGCAAAAGGTGGTAATAAAAAACCGTTAGATACTTATGCAGCAGTACGTGACAATATCGATGATATTATCAGGAGAATAGAATTGAATCCAACCGACAGGGGTTTTATGCCATTTAAGAAAACTGCAAAATTGGATGAAGCAACGATCAATCTATTTAAAAAGTGGAAAGCAGACGGAACAGCTGAAAAATAATTTTTAATTATTATAAAGTTTAAAGGCCGGTTTCATAACCGGCTTTTTTATTTGCTTGCCTCAACATCCGGTAAAAGAAAAATGATGCGATAAAGCAAATTCCACCCATCGACCACCAAAGAATATTGAATCCCATCTTATCTGCTACCCTTGCACCTCCCATTGGTCCCAATGTTTGTGCAGCTGACCATGCCATTGTATATAATGCTGCGTATTGACCACGGTTGCTATGTTGTGATCTGCTGATCCAGAAAGAATTCATAAATGGCATTGCCAGCATTTCACCAACAGTAACAAGAATAATTACAACAAATGCCAGCAATATGCCAATACCCGGAATATTCAACATGGCCAATGAAGCTCCAACTATAAAAACACCGATAGTAATAAAGAAAAGGTTATTTCTTTTTCCATCAAGCCGGTAGATCAATGCCATTTCAATAATGGCAATAATAATTCCATTGATCGCATTCAGAAAACCAATAACCGGTTCTGAAAAATGTAATTCCTTTCTGAAAAATATAGGGAGGTTGGTGAACAATTGAAAAAAACAAGATGCAAACAAAACAGTCAGAAGGATAAAAGCGAGATAAGTTTTGTCTTTATAAGCAGATAAAGACAGATGGCTTTGTTCTTTTTTATGTTCAGGAGCTTTATAGTTTACCGGTTTTAGAAAAAGCCACATGATGATTGCTGCAGCGATATTGGTGAATCCATCCACCCAGAAGAGTAATTCATAATTGATATGTGCAAGTACACCCCCAAGGCTGCTGCCTAAGG from Bacteroidota bacterium includes:
- a CDS encoding MFS transporter is translated as MLKATAHTYQKAFSGLSKETWLLSVIMLVNRSGTMVVPFLTLYLTSDEMGYSISQAGIVFGLFGLGAFTGAYFGGRLTDKIGFYPVQLFTLLMGGLLFFVLGQMKTYPLICLFTYLLSFFNEAFRPANSTAIAFYSKEENRTRSYSLNRLAINIGWALGSSLGGVLAHINYELLFWVDGFTNIAAAIIMWLFLKPVNYKAPEHKKEQSHLSLSAYKDKTYLAFILLTVLFASCFFQLFTNLPIFFRKELHFSEPVIGFLNAINGIIIAIIEMALIYRLDGKRNNLFFITIGVFIVGASLAMLNIPGIGILLAFVVIILVTVGEMLAMPFMNSFWISRSQHSNRGQYAALYTMAWSAAQTLGPMGGARVADKMGFNILWWSMGGICFIASFFFYRMLRQANKKAGYETGL